In Zunongwangia sp. HGR-M22, the sequence ATAGAAATTCAATTTTGGCTGGCTGCGTATAGATAAGTTTACATGCTTGGAGAACAAAGCCTCATATTTACTGCTCGAAATTAAATCATAAGCCTCTATATGATCACTAAAAAATTCCAATTCATCATAACTCTCTAAAAGTAATGCTCTTATGCTGATATTGATGCTCTGGAAAATGAAATTCGTTTCTCACGGTGGCATCGGGGTGCACCGCTAAAAATGCTTTGATTTTTTGATCTTTTGAATAGTACTCATGGATCATAGGGGATTTAGAAGGCTAAAATACGCGGATTTCTTCTAGTGGAAGCTTTTTATTAAGAGCCCAAAATTAACTAGTCGTTCATAATCATTTGAATATTAAATTCTTTCGTACTACGATAATTATCGCAAATTATTTCTATAGATGCGTTTTTTCTATTATGAGAGATTTTAGTGATGTTTTAGCCTAGTTTAGTTATTGAACAAACACATTTAGTATCATTTGCTATAATGTTAAATTTTATCGTAGTGCGCTTCGTACTACGAAAGATTTCTAATTGTTCTTTTCAGCTTTGTAATGAAAGTCAAATCAACCTATCCCACCGTTTTGATGTGAAGATCTTTAAAATAGACGGTGGGATTTTTTAAAACTTAAACTTATGCCAGCAACAATTCTTACAACTGATGATCTCCGGGAGTTTAAACGACAACTGTTCAAAGAACTCCGCGAGTTAATGAAAAAAAGAGAAGGAGGAACACTTAAAAAATATCTCAAATCTTCGGAGGTCATGGATCTCTTGCAAATCAGCCCCGGAACTTTACAGCAGCTTCGGATCAATGGTACTTTGCCATTCGTGAAAATCAAAGGGCTGATCTATTATGAAGCTGCAGATATCCAAAAGGCAATGGATGCCCACCGTATCCACCGTAATACCGGTTTTTCCAAATGAACTATATCCGACACCTTCAACTGGTGTACCAGCAGTTTTTGGAAGATGAACGCCTGAATCCATCGCATATTAGCCTTTATATGGCGCTATTTCAGGAATGGAATGCAGCAAGATTCCCGGAAGAACTCTTTATCAATCGGCAACAACTGATGCGATCTTCCAAGGTTCGATCCAGATCCGGGTATCATCGCTGCATCCGCGAACTGGATTGTTTTGGCTATCTGGAATATATGCCTTCGCATAATCCTTATCAGGGGAGCCGCGTGAAGATGTTCACTTTTAGGACAAGTAGCAAACCAGTACAAGATCACAGGGATCCCATATTGGAACAAGTAGCAGAACACTACTATCCCAAATATGAACCAGTAGACGAACCTTATATAAACAATAATAAACATAAAACGATAACAAACATAAACAGTACGACCACCCCCGTTGAAAATGAAATTTATAAGTTTTTTAAAACTCAAAACTGGCCATTGGAAGAAGCAGAAAAATACTATGCTTATTACCAGAAAGAACACTGGAAAACAGCCAAAGGGATTTTTATCACTGATTGGAAAAGAGCCGCCGAAAAATGGATGAACCGCTGTTATCGCTGGCGAAAAGAAAAAAAGGAACAACCTGATTATTTGAAAACCTCGAAAAATAAAAATTATGAACAACCCCTCTAATATTGTGGAAAATGGC encodes:
- a CDS encoding helix-turn-helix domain-containing protein, translating into MPATILTTDDLREFKRQLFKELRELMKKREGGTLKKYLKSSEVMDLLQISPGTLQQLRINGTLPFVKIKGLIYYEAADIQKAMDAHRIHRNTGFSK